The nucleotide sequence TATAGTGCCCTGTTCTGTTGTACCACTTATCATAGAAGTAATTTATTCTGAAAGTATTTGTGGAATGTCCGTCTAAAACGTCAGCTCACTGAAGATGAACCACATCTCTCGTTTCCACCCCTGTATCCCAGttgcctagtacagtgcctgccacagtgtCAGGAGTGCAATAAACCACTGTTGAGTGAACAAGTGAAGACCAAAGTAAACAAGGCAGgcaccctgccctccaggagcccaCAGAACCATGCCTTCCAAAAACTCAGTTTAGAGTAAGAGGAAAACATACATGCACAAGTCACTGATCAGCAAATATGTATGCTTTAACACTGTGTTAGGTACTATGACAGGTACTGTGatagaagtatatatatatatagatatatatatatatataggacatGGAGGCAATATCAATATGGGAGTGGTCAATTCTCACAAGGAAAGGGGGATAGGGCAGGAGGTAGCACAGGTCAGCTGTCAGGAACCAATTTTGGAAACTTGGATACAATTTTGCTAGGGTGAGGAGAGGGAACAAGAAAAGgccattctaggcagagggagcagcaaaaGGAAGAGCACCGGAGCTGTGAATGGTCTGGATGTTTAGGATGCGTCAACAGTTCAGTAGCTGTGCAGCCTAGTGTTGAGGGcttggaggaagagaaaatgagcaAGGACCTTCTACACCAAACTAAGGAATTGTGACTTTATCGTGTAGGCAGTGGGTAGCTGCttaaggattttaagcagaggagtgacaagaCCATTTCaacattcagcaaatattaagcTACCTACTTTGTGCCtggaacagtgaacaaaacagaaaatcctTACTGTCATGGTTCACGCTCTCTAATGGGGacagacagacagtaaacaagatAAAATAGTGAAATATATAAGGTGCCTTAAGATAATTGttagggagaaaaacaaagcaccaAAAGAAGATATGGGGACTTTTGGAAGGGGGTGCACAGCTGCAATTTTACATAAGGGAAACCTGACTGAGGTAGCATTTGAATACAGATCTGAAAATAAGGGAGTGAGCAGTGCAAAGATCTGAGGGAAGAGCTGTCCAGTTAGAGGAAATAGCTAGTGtaaagaccctgaggcaggagagagggcatCTGGCATGTCTGAGGCATAACAATGGAGTCAGAATAGCTGAAGTAGAGTGAGGGGAAGAGTGGTAGGAAGCAAGGAGATCAGGTAGACTATTGCGGCCAAGAGGAAGGTGGCCGCCAGGCAGCCGCGTAGCTATATGATCCTGAAGTTCTGGGGCTGCTCAGGGCTGCAGGGAGAGATCTGAGAGCCCTGGGGGGGATGTGCAAATCAACAGAATGCTAAGCCTGGAGCCTGGGGAAAGGGTGAGCAAATGGTGCACTCTGTGAGGGCAAAGGCCAGAGCTGTCTCATTAACCACTACAACCTGGTGACTtacacagtgcctgggacatggaAGATGCCCAGTAAATGTATCCTGAGTGAACAAATGAGTAGAGGAAAAGGAGTCCATAATAAAGACTAAGAAGGGATCAGGGAGGTAGGAAAAAgatgcataaaataataataataccagctAACCTTTATTAAGCActtgctgtgtaccaggcactgtgctaagctttCTGCCATGTATTAACTAACTTAATCCTggcaacaaccctatgaggcaatTAccagtattatctccattttcactccaggaaactgaagaacagagatgttaaataacttgcccaaagtcatatagCTAGTGAGTGATGGAGGTGGGAAGTGAActcaggcaggctggctccagagacCATGCTCTTGATCACTACACCGTACTTGCCTTCTCTCAGTCCATGAGAAAGTGGGGActcagaggccaagggaggagtTTCAGAGAGGGAGTCGTGAATAATGTCAAATGCTCTGGAGAAGTTCATATAGGAAGAGAAACCTGTCTATTGAATTTGGAAATTAGGAGTGTTTGGTGCTTTCTGTCAGAGCAGTTGCAGTGGCATTGTGGGGCCAGTGGCCCAATGGCAGTAGGCAGGTGTACAAGAAGGTAGAACAAGGCAACAGGGACAACAGAATGCTGAGGGAGAGTCTGTGTGTAATGGAAGAAGCATATGTTGATTCCTTGAGATACCCGGAGTCAAATCCCAACCTACTACTTgccagctgtgtaaccttgggcattTTACTTCACCTCTGGACTTCTTGGTgtccccatctgaaaaatggggctgATCTTTTCCTCTCTGGGTTGCTGTGAAGGGTGAAATGAAACAATGCACCCCTATCCTCCCTTCCCCCCTGCTCTCCAGTCTCTGAAGTCCGTGTCCCTGTTCCTCTTCAAAGCCAAGCCTTCAGCCTATGCTCTGGACCccattctccctccccacccccggctGTGCTCCCTCAGGTATCCTCCCTCTGTGTTCTCAACATTTCCCCTTCCACTGGCCCCTTCCGTGCAGGCTGCAAAGATGCTTACATCTAACCcatcttgaaaaaacaaaagcctcCCTCCACCCTGTGATTCCTCTGGTTTCCTTTATAGCCTACTTTTTGAAAACTCTGTTTCTACTTGCTGTCTTTTCTTCCTAACTTTCCAGTCACACCTCAACTCCCTGAGATCTCATTTCTCCCCACACAACTTCACTGACACTACTCTTGCTAAAATCAACAATGCCCTTTGTGTCATCAGGTACAAAAGGTTCTGTTTAGTCTTTTCTCCTTGACCAGACCTTTCTTGCTACACTTGACTCTGACCACATCTTCCTTCCTGAACCTTTCTCCTCCTTGGCTTCTATGACAGCACATTCTGCTCATAGCTCTCTGACCATTCCTTCTCTGTCTGCCCTTTGTGGGTTTCTCTTCTTCCTACTCCTTCCTTCTTGAGACTTTGTCCCTGGCACACTGCTTTCCCTACCCTGCATACTTACCTCAGGTGCCCTTGGCCCTCATTCTGGTTTCAGCTACCACGTCACCACCTCTGTGTTAAGGACTCTCTACCTACAGAATCAGATATCCATATGCCTGCTGAGCACCTCCAACTCAGCTTCCTTAACAGAATTCATCAGTGCCCCTAACCTGCTCTTCATTCTGTATCTTCTACTTCTGGTGGTGGTCACACCATGCACCCAGCCCTCCAAGCCAGGACCCTGGGAAGAATCACTGCATCTTCTCTCCCTTactcccacatccaatccatcaatGAAGCAGGCTGATGTAACCTCCTATATATTTCCCCTCCATCCTTTCCATCACCAGCCTGTTGAGCTCTCCCAATTGGCCTACTACAATAGCCTCCAACATGGCTTCCCTACCTCCATTGTCTCCCACCAGCCTGACCTCTATACTGGCCACCAGAAGGAgccttctaaaatgcaaatctaccCATCTCACCCCCTTGCTTTCAATCCTTCCGTGTTCCCCACCACCTTCAAGTCAAGTTTCTGGCCCTTAGTCTGGCCCCTGCAAAGCTCTCTAGCCACTTGCATTTTATGCTCCAGCAAGAGCAGGCTATTTGTAGTTTAAGATACAGAGCATGCTGTATCTTGCTTTCCTTCATTcatatgacaaatatttattgagcacctaactatgtgccaggttctGATCTAGGTGCTGGGGCATggtagtgaataaaacagacaaaaatccctgccctcacaaAGGTTACCTTCTACGAGGAAAGGGACAAGCAGGAGacaaaataattaagtaaaatgtaGAGTATATTGGATGGTGACAAACGCTAGGGAGAAAATAAATCAAGGAAGGGGGGATAAATGTTAGGGGCAGGCAGGTTGCAACTTTAGGTAGGAGAgacagggaaggcctcactgacaTGGTAACATTTGGGCAAAGACTTGAGTGAAGCAAGACAGCATGAGCCAAGACTAACATCTCTTGCAAATCCCTGAGGCAGGAGGGTCTGACATGTTCTAGAAACAGCAAGGAGACCACTGTGGCTGGATTGAAACAAAGTGTCAATACCTTTGTTCATACTGTGCCCGCAGCCTGGAGTGCCCTTTGCTTTTTCTGCCTATATGCAACACATATGGCAAGggtcacctcctcctggaagccttgcTCTCACCCACCACCCAAAGCTCTCATAATGCCCTGTACAAATCTCTGTCACTGCCCTTACCGCACTGTGATATGATGATCTGTGTTTGATCCGTCTCCTCCACTAGACAGGGAGCTCTCCGAGGACAGGATCTAAGTCTGTGGTGTCCTCAGAGCCCAACACATAGCCCTTagactgagcctcagagagatgaaatgatttccccaaggtcacacagctcagaagCAACAGAGCTGGCACTGGGACCCAGGCCATTGGAGGCATCTTTCAGTTAGGCACTTCAGAAATCCTTGTTGTTGCCACTTTGGCTATCCCTAGCCCCAAAGAGTAGCTCCTTCCACATCCCTACAATTAGGCATTACCCACCACCaacgtacatatacacacatcccCAAAGTTTGTTGAACAAATGGCTGAATGAGTGAACCAGGAATGAAGCAGGCCAATACAGTGCCCTGGCCATATTTTTCTGTGTAGATATGCTCAGTGACCAGCTTCGCCTAGCCATGGACATGCGGGCCACCCAGCTGGCCAAGCTGGAGGAGTCCTGTCGCGTGGCCATGATGTCCGCCATGGCCAACGCCAACAAAGCCCAGGTAGGGCCTGATGGATCTAGTACACTGGGCTCTCCCAAACCCCCTGAACAAAGTCCTGGGGAACCGTGGCCACATCTTTCCCCTCACAACACTTCTCGAATCAACACCAGCCTTCTTGTCTACCTGAGGACCTCCCCCTTCACCTAAGGGTCCTCTAAGGGCAGAAGAtgcccttccccacctccagACTCAGGATGACTTGAGAACACTGCCCTCCCTTCTCCAGCCTCTCAGTCTAAGGGCTTCCAGAAGGCAGGGAAGTTCCCTGCCCATTccaccccttcctccaccttAGGTCATTCACAGGCCATGCAATATCTGTTCCTTCTCTCCTTGAGATGGAGGAGAGTAGGGCCATGTCCCCCCTCCCCTGTGACTGAGACTTCCCTGAGATTGGGCACCGAAATGCTCACATTCGGGGGCCCACCAGGCAGCTGAGCTGGCTGAGCGGCAGCACTGTGAGCCTCAGTGCGAACAGGAGGCCAACCTCATGGAGATCCAGAACCAGATCACGAGAGACCTGCTGACTGAGAATCCCCAGGTCGCCCAACACCCTATGGCTCCCCACTGGGTCCTGCCCTATTGCTGGAAAGGTATGATTCCAGAGCAGCAACCTGCCATCAGGAGAGTCCAAGAGGCACAACACTCTGAAAAGGAGGCACAGCACCAGGCTGAACAAGCACTGGATGCTGAATGGGAAAGCCAGGCCATGCGCTCAGCCCAGGCAGCAATGGAGCTAGAAGAGCAGGAGAGGGAACTGTGTGCTGAATTTCGGAGGGGGCTGGGTTCCTTCAACCAGCAGCTGGCTAAGGAGCAAAATGCCCAGTGAGTTCTGGGGTGGCAGCAGGAATAAATGCCAAAGGGAGGGGGGATGGCAAGGgacagggaaagagggaaagccCATCAGCTGAGGCCTCTGGACTTCTTTCACAGGCAGAATTATCTGAATTCAATAATCTACACCAATCAACCTACAGCCCAATATCACCTACAGTTCAACACCAGCAGCCGCTGAGCTCAGGATGGtcatctctcccttctccctcatcAAGCTCACAGAGGCCAGGAGTAAGAGAGGAAAATGCTGCAGACCCCCTTCCCCAATCCATTCCCCAGAAGAAGAGAGCTGAGCCAATATCCCCACCTTCGACCCTAGGTAATAAAGTTATTCACTAAAATCAAGGTCATGTGTTATAAAAGGACACAAAAGGTGTGAGGTACTGCCTTTCCCACCCTACCCCTGGGCTCTGAGCATCCAACCCTGTCAGAGTCTTCACCCAATCACCTTTCTTCCCCATGCCAGTTCCTTCAGCACACAGCACTGCCCACTCCCTATGAGAAATAGACACTTTATTAGGCACAGAGGGTGACTGGTGGGCAGTTACAAAATGGCTACTGGGCTTCCTCCCAAGCTGGAGTATAATACTCCAGtggaaggaggagcagaggaCCATGTGTTTTCTCTGCCCTCTTTAAGGCTGCATGCGGATGGCCCCATCCAGCCGGATGACCTCTCCATTGATGAATGGGTTCTCAATGATGGCCTGTACCAGATGAGCATactcagcagggtcacccagTCGGCTCGGGAAGGGCACCTGGCTGGCCAGGAAGTTGCGCACTTTCTCTGGGAGGCTGGTCAGCAGTGGGGTGCCAAATAGGCCTAGACAAGACAGCCAGAGTCAGAGGACCACCATTGCTTCCACATTTACCCGGTCCCTCCTCACCTTAGCCCTACTTGGGTGCTTCCATATGTCCAGAGATGGAAGGCTACTGCTGCTCAGGTGGTGAATACTTTCCCCTCTCTATTGCCCATGAATCTCACCCAATCCCAGGTGTGGCAGGGAAGGGATATGTCTACCTGGAGCAATGGTCATCACCCGGATGCCCATGGGCGCCAGATCCCGAGCAATGGGCAGTGTCATGCCCACTATGCCCCCCTTGGAAGCAGAGTATGCAGCTTGTCCAacctggagaaggaggagaagtcaTAGGTAGGAAGGCCCCAACAAGTCATCAAGAAGGCACTAGCCTTGACCCTGCCCACACACCTGGCCCTCAAAGGCAGCCACGCTGGCAGTGTTGATGATAACTCCACGCTGGCCTCCCTGATCTGGTTCATTCTGGCCCATCTCACCAGCCACCAGGCGGATCACATTGAAGGTGCCTACGAGATTCACCTGGAGGACAAGTAGAGCCATAGCGTAAGACCTAAAGCAAAGGCAGACTTTTGTCCCCTAAAAGCCCTTGGGGGCACCCACAGCCTGATACCTCTTACTCCTACCCTGGAGAACGTCCAAGGCCTTACATTGAGAACTCGCTGGAAGTCATCCAAGGTATGGGCCCGGCTCTTCTTTAAGTTGTATGTCTTGATGGCCACTGCAATGCCTGCACAGTTGACTGCCACATCCACACGGCCAAACTTTTCTTTTGCTAGAGTCAGGGCTGCTTGCACGTCCTTCTCTGAGGTCACCTTCAAAGGGAAAAGTGGAGGTTTTCACCTCCCAGCACATACACTCACCACTAAAcccggggggaggggaggggtggtccAGTGTTTGAGTGACAACAGAATTATGTAAGCAAAGGAGAGGCCAAGAGAGAAAACTCCAGAGTGGGGCAAAGGTGAAAATGTTAGGTTCTACAGAGCAGTGTTTCAAAACAGTTTTCAAATCTATACCCTGTTTTGATAAACTCACATACCCCTGGAGATT is from Equus asinus isolate D_3611 breed Donkey chromosome X, EquAss-T2T_v2, whole genome shotgun sequence and encodes:
- the RIBC1 gene encoding RIB43A-like with coiled-coils protein 1 isoform X3, which codes for MYKVDLSPDPKEVAAMEARRNQEKERQSQIFNVRTRLMGMDVEALNSQVEKQKLREATERSKEAAYGTNQVQYDLVAQLLDKEQAERTRRLAKKVQEYREQKQQLKNRCEFDLWDPDQLQNEFPAHLSDIGPHCGPASLQWFSGEDLYRATCLRMQQEQFRYSLERQLQEQQQAKADEKCADMLSDQLRLAMDMRATQLAKLEESCRVAMMSAMANANKAQAAELAERQHCEPQCEQEANLMEIQNQITRDLLTENPQVAQHPMAPHWVLPYCWKGMIPEQQPAIRRVQEAQHSEKEAQHQAEQALDAEWESQAMRSAQAAMELEEQERELCAEFRRGLGSFNQQLAKEQNAQQNYLNSIIYTNQPTAQYHLQFNTSSR
- the HSD17B10 gene encoding 3-hydroxyacyl-CoA dehydrogenase type-2 isoform X2, which codes for MWSDWVGRLEMRHPSGLVAVITGGASGLGLATAERLVGQGATAVLLDLPNSDGETQAKKLGKSCAFAPADVTSEKDVQAALTLAKEKFGRVDVAVNCAGIAVAIKTYNLKKSRAHTLDDFQRVLNVNLVGTFNVIRLVAGEMGQNEPDQGGQRGVIINTASVAAFEGQVGQAAYSASKGGIVGMTLPIARDLAPMGIRVMTIAPGLFGTPLLTSLPEKVRNFLASQVPFPSRLGDPAEYAHLVQAIIENPFINGEVIRLDGAIRMQP
- the HSD17B10 gene encoding 3-hydroxyacyl-CoA dehydrogenase type-2 isoform X1 — encoded protein: MAATSRSVKGLVAVITGGASGLGLATAERLVGQGATAVLLDLPNSDGETQAKKLGKSCAFAPADVTSEKDVQAALTLAKEKFGRVDVAVNCAGIAVAIKTYNLKKSRAHTLDDFQRVLNVNLVGTFNVIRLVAGEMGQNEPDQGGQRGVIINTASVAAFEGQVGQAAYSASKGGIVGMTLPIARDLAPMGIRVMTIAPGLFGTPLLTSLPEKVRNFLASQVPFPSRLGDPAEYAHLVQAIIENPFINGEVIRLDGAIRMQP